Within Populus trichocarpa isolate Nisqually-1 chromosome 6, P.trichocarpa_v4.1, whole genome shotgun sequence, the genomic segment ACCTTCCTCTTCAAACCCTGTATAGCAGTAATGGGGGTGACACTTATGCCTTGGCTTGGAAGGCTACTTCTAAAGCTGTCAAGGTCACATTTCATAACCCTGGCATCCAAGAAGACCCCACTTGCGGACCTCTTTTGGATGCTATTGCAATCAAGGAGATGTTACCTCTGAAGTATAGTAAAGGTAAAgtcctgaatattttttttcaggatCCTTTATAATAGCTGAAGTTTATGTTGGTTTCTGTGCTCTGTACACAAcctaatccaattttttttttgttttaaaaaaatttctttctatgCAGGCAACCTAGTGAAAAATGGTGGCTTTGAAGTTGGTCCGCATGTGTTCAAGAACTTCTCAACTGGAATCTTGCTCCCTCCCAAGAAACAAGATCAAATTTCACCCCTCCCCGGCTGGATCATTGAATCCCTCAAACCTGTAAAATACATCGACAGCAAGCATTTCTTTGTGCCCAAAGGATTTGCGGCAATTGAATTAGTAGCAGGGAGAGAGAGTGCCATAGCACAAGTCATTAGGACAATTCCTGACAAATTCTACAACCTCACATTCACAATCGGAGATGCAAAGAACGCTTGCCATGGGTCAATGATGGTTGAGGCATTTGCTGCCAGGGAAACCCTCAAAGTTCCCTACGTTTCACAGGGAAAAGGTGGATACAAGACTGCAACTTTGAGGTTCCGAGCAATTTCAGCTAGGACAAGGATTACATTTTACAGTGCATATTATCACACCAAGTTACATGATTATGGTCACATGTGTGGCCCTGTCTTGGATGATGTTAGGGTGTTTCCTACTCACTAATAAGGAGAGATTCGTTTGATGTTACCAAATGCATGTGATCATAAGTAATTTTTGAGATAATTAAAGTCTTGCAATAGCCTCTTAACAAGAAATCTGTAACACTGAAATGGGTGCTTAAAACTTTTGAAACCGATGCAGATAAAAGACAAACTTCAGTCATTTTACTCTCGAATGTttcttacctttttttcttgtttgattctgtTCCTTTGAATGTTTCTATTTGTACTTGTTTGTCCAATCTGTGAAGATACGatataaattcatatatttttgacaAAGCTTCTTTCAAACTGCCTTTATTGTCTGCTAGCATATGCCCGAGgaatttcactttattttttcttcggAATCACTTCTCGGAAAATCCAACTCAAGTAGCCTGGCTCACCTGTCGTGAGTTCCATGCACGAGGCTCATTTATGGAGGAATGTGAAATAGCTAAGGAATCTTATCCTGTTGAaacaaaacatagaaaaaaaaaaccttgaatttTCAAtgacttaatatatatatattaaagctattatacccttaataaataaaattatataaatattatttaaaacatcCATCAATAATTTATAGCCATTTTAGATTGCTATCCTTCTGACCGTTTTAAGATcgaatctaattttttaataggaaatcatcaataaaattcaaacttgattgaagagttaaataaaaaattataactattttGGGTTAGAcaacttgattaaataatttatttaattatcttcattttttaatctaatatataaaattctGACTAATTGTTACACACTACTTTATGTCATACAATATTGTagtaagatgttttttttttaaaataatctaagaGACAAATTAGAAACTTTTTTCCTCTGtaactttgttattttgatatttttcttttactaacTATACCCTTGCCTTGCAGTAAGCTTTTGGCCATTTGCCAACAACATTGAATCATGTACAGTGCAGTTTGCATGCAATCATGTACAGAGGACAACTTTTATCAAGATCCGCATCTTCTCGGTCTTGTGTAAAGCGTACCTTGTTTGGATAAATCGgaatataattaaatactgatataatataaaatgaattttttttgggtgaaatAATACAGTTGAAAAATAtcacgatttaaaaatataatattttaataatatcatagtttaaaaacatgatatttgatatatattgcATTTCAGAACCATaatgttttcttgatatttgaTGTTTTGGCTTCTATAAGGTTTTAAGTCATTTTCGTGTTTTAAAtctgaaaaaatttataaaattataattttcattaattttaaattttatttattttatgattttagaaatttaaaatatttacaattttatcaaaatttcgacagaattttttctatatagaaattatttctaaaattttatctcGCTTAAAaaacctgtaaaaaaaaaaacacaataaatacAATCAACAAATTCTATCTAAACTCAACATATTATCATATTCCATGATCACAAGTAGCCTcaagaacacacacacacacaaaacaaatataaaataatttaataatacaatattcaAGGAATCatagaatatataaatataagtcATCTATCTATCTACATTTACGTCGTCTACTGGATGATCCGAGCTCATCAGTAGCATGACCAGATCCAGCTCCTGCTTAAGTGTCCTCGTTCTCTACCATGACATCATTAAGAGTTAGTCTCTCTTCAAAGGTTTTAAGTCCAGTGCGACAAACATTTAACCCTTTGGATGATATAATGTGAATTTCGCTTTCTTCGTCAGTACTAAGAAGATAAGATGAGGCCTCACCACCCTCATGTAGCAAGAAACcaacataatattaataaaatattaatgttagattaaaagataaatacataaaaCTCAACGGTTAACAtatattaatcataaaaaaacttgatgacTTATGTGATGTTGAATCTGTTAAGCATATTGCTTGTATTGCATATATCCAGGTGGAGGAACCTGCTTGAGATATAGAATAATGATCTTTTGCATTATACTCATATACCAAATCATATACTTCTCGTTAATAATCACATGATACATCTCTATAAATATCTCATTCCTCTATGCACCACATTGTGATATAAGCACCATACCTGCCTAACTAGTCATGATCATTATTTTTACCTCTACAAGTAATGGCGTGCAAAACATCAGTCATATTGATATCGAATGGAATGTGTTGTTTATAGTTGAACTGTCGTATTACCCGATCCAAGCAATGGTACTAGAACCCTGAGGGGTAGCTCAATTGGTCAGGTCTTGGGTTTTCTCTCTAATGGTTACGAGTTTGAGTCCCCTCAGAGCCACCGGAGGCttacataatcattaatttcaggacccgtgagattaatcgaggtgcgtgcaagctggcccggacacctatgttaataaaaaaatatatgctattagactttctgtaaaaaaaaatcagattctagtcaatttaacatgattttaactaaattgcatTACTTCAACTCTAATTGGaaaaattcatagcaaattcaattaaattcctaaaatttaacattaaagcaaacttaacaaaaaattaaacataattcagGATATATTAtcaactaatatttttaatgctcaattgcattaaatcaaacacaaattcttagcaaattaattaaattccaataaaatagtaaattaatcaacttatcaacAATTCAATGAAACATGTAAACCGCCACATTTATGCTCTATTTCATGAGTGTGTGCGTATTTAACTACATTATTAGTCGATTCCAACAATATACATAAAATCCCTAATTTGGCAACTTAACCTAAATTAAACACAacacataattaattgaaataattaattcatcattaattcaatttattttcatgttcaactatatcaaataaactctaattgaatgtattttttaactaatttatcatTGATTCAACAAACCTTAAATTCACCACAAACCTTGAATTCAACCTAAAcaattatttgatttcaatcaaacaaatacaaattaatatcaATGTAATATGTTTACCTTACTTATAAGACTACAAGAATGGATAAGGTGGCGGCAACAACAAATGGAATGGTGagttttcaatataaaaacatcaaaagatgCTTAGAGACCAAGATGAGTTTGATTTTTGGTTGATTTAAAGGCAAAATCTAAGtgtttaacaagttttttaagagaaaaatgagggtgttaatatttattttttgttagagaAAGATAACATTGTATGTTCGATCTACtcctcttaaattttaattaacgTGACACTTGTGAAATGTATCATGTAGTtatcacattttaaaaatacaatatttaataCATATAATGCTTCAAAAGCacgaaaatatcaaattatatcATTTCACTAAATGGGTCATAGCCCTCAATTTTCAAGTTTGGTGCggtaatttgactaaaaaaaaccaCCTTGCTTTCCCTTTTGTGAAGGAGTACTTGATGTACCTTGCAATTTCTATCTTGTTCTAGTACTGTTCACGCggaaattttttgtttcaaaaagtAGATTCAGGAGCTGGTAGCCTGGTACAAATAAACTGCCGTCcactttccatttttttaatttggtagaGCCCCATGACTCTTGGACAGGGGACACACCTTACTCTCATTTTTCTACGAGCACATGCTCGAGGCGTAGAAGACAAAAAAGGTAGATAGACACTTTGCCTTtccattttgtttgaaaaaacgAGGTCTAGAGTGATTGACTCGTGAGTCATGATAGCAATAACCAAACAATATTCTATTTTCATTGTCGACATGCTTTCTTTCACTGTATATTATAGAGCTGCGCAACTGCTTATTTTGGCATCCTAATGCAAAGCTAAAGGGTGGGAATCAGTACATAGGAATGTCCGTAACGGTTAGTTTTCCATGAACTAGTTCAGAGGTTGGAACTTGGAACTGCAGAATTCTGGTACGTCTTTTGACTGTCCACGGTAAAGAGAGAAATAGCTGAAGAATGCTTCTTTTGCAACAAAATGGTGCTGTCCACAATGCCCTACGTTAGTTGAACATAAATTTTTTGTAATGGATTACTGAAAAATGTTGCAAAACACTAGCAAAACTTTCAAATTTGTTGAAAAAGATCGACTTGAATATTGCAACATCCAGAACCCACCATGATTCAAACAACTATATATGGACAGTGAGTTCAACCTgatgttgtttgatttttcttagtGAAGCCCTGTAGATGATGAATCACATGCTATAGATACAATGCCATGAGCATTGAGGAGAGTATTGCGTTCAAGAAAATGCCTTATTTGTCATTTGGTTaaacaaaataacttttattgaCATGTTAAAAACATGTTATCACAGACTGACAGACATATATACAATCATTGAAAGTAAATTGCTCGAgtttataccatacagtagcattacttttatttgtttcttttaaagaaGGTTTAAACACCCATTTCAGTGCAATAAACTCTCTCATAGACAATTACAAACCTCTCTAATTACCCAAGAAATTACTCACGACAATATTGGATAAGCAACGAAGATCTTATTAGTGAGTAGGAAACACACTGACATCATCTAAGACAGGGCCACACATGTGACCATAATCGTGCTGCTTATTGTGATAGTATGCACTGTAAAATGTAATCCTTGTCCTAGCTGAAATTGCCTGGAACCTCAAAATTGCAGTCTTGTATCCACCTTTTCCCTGTGAGACGTAGGGAACTTTGACAGTTTCCTTGGCAGCAAATGCCTCAACCATCATTGATCCATGGCAAGCATTCTTTGCATCTCCGACTGTGAATGTTAGGTTGTAGAATTTGTCAGGAATTGTCCTAATGACTTGTGCTATGGCACTCTCTCTCCCTGCTACTAATTCAATTGCCGCAAATCCTTCGGGCACAAAGAAATGCTTGCTGTCAATGTATTTTACTGGTTTGAGGGATTCAATGATCCAGCCAGGGAGGGGTGAAATTTGATCTTGTTGCTTGGGAGGGAGCAAGACACCTGTTGAGAAGTTCTTGAACATATGCGGACCAACTTCAAAGCCACCGTTTTTCACTAGGTTGCCTGTgtagaaacaaaatgaaaaaacaatactCACTTAGGTTGTCTGAAGAGAGCACATAAAACAGCATGTCTTCTGGAAATTCTAAAAATCCTGTAAATGCTGGGATCTTACCTATAGTACGCCGGAGAGGTGACATCTCCTTGATTGCAATAGCATCCACTATAGGACCACAAGAGGGGTCCTCTTGAATTCCGAGATTATGAAATGTGACCTTGACAACATCAGAAGTAGCCTTCCAAGCCAAGGAATAAGTGTCACCCCCATCGCTGCTATAAAGGGTCTGAAGAGGGAGGTCACTTGATTGGCCAGGGACTGAGACCCTTAGCACCTCATCCTGAGCACAGGTTCTGGTGGCTCCAAACGTGAGAGCATAGATTGAACCTCGTTTGAGAGTAAGATTTTGAGAGATAGATGCCTCATTGCCTAGCCTCACTGCATGGACCCCTCGAGGAACGGCTAGGAAGAAGCCACCTGGTTGTGGTCCACCCGAGACATACTCTACTAAGCCATTGATTTCCCATTTGGGGAGTGAGTATTTTCCTATGATCACTGTTTTCTTGAGGTTTGATTTTGCTGGTGCCTCTTCAAAGTCCCCATTTTCAACAAGTCCTGCAAAATGTTGCCCATGCCACACTGTGTTAAAAATGACATTATATCACATGTAAATACTGAACATTTCTTTGGTTAACTACCAAAAACATTGCACATAATCAAGTAAAGAGAGGTGATTTTTACCATCAAGAAGTGGAGGTGGACTAGCAGCATGAGCTAAGGAGAAAATGAGAGCAACGCAAAGGGAGAGAAACAGAGCCATTGTATTTATTTTGCTGTCAAGGAGCAACTAGAAGTGGCTCTTAAAATAGGGAAAAAAAGCTCCCAAGTGGGTATAAAAGAATAGCGAAATctatttgtatatttatagCACAAAAAAAGCTGGATGCATTGAAGAAGggaaataatagaaaacaaCCCATGTTCCATGTTAACGTGTCATCAAATAGCCATGGGATGTTTTGGT encodes:
- the LOC7473615 gene encoding protein DUF642 L-GALACTONO-1,4-LACTONE-RESPONSIVE GENE 2, whose translation is MALFLALCFAIILSFCQGSAHAAIPPRPLDGLVENGNFEQAPAKSNLKKRAIIGKYSLPKWEINGIVEYVSGGPQPGGFYLAIPRGVHAVRLGNEASISQTLTVKPGSIYALTFGATRTCAQDEVLRVSVPGQSSDLPLQTLYSSNGGDTYALAWKATSKAVKVTFHNPGIQEDPTCGPLLDAIAIKEMLPLKYSKGNLVKNGGFEVGPHVFKNFSTGILLPPKKQDQISPLPGWIIESLKPVKYIDSKHFFVPKGFAAIELVAGRESAIAQVIRTIPDKFYNLTFTIGDAKNACHGSMMVEAFAARETLKVPYVSQGKGGYKTATLRFRAISARTRITFYSAYYHTKLHDYGHMCGPVLDDVRVFPTH
- the LOC7496132 gene encoding protein DUF642 L-GALACTONO-1,4-LACTONE-RESPONSIVE GENE 2 isoform X1, which translates into the protein MALFLSLCVALIFSLAHAASPPPLLDVWHGQHFAGLVENGDFEEAPAKSNLKKTVIIGKYSLPKWEINGLVEYVSGGPQPGGFFLAVPRGVHAVRLGNEASISQNLTLKRGSIYALTFGATRTCAQDEVLRVSVPGQSSDLPLQTLYSSDGGDTYSLAWKATSDVVKVTFHNLGIQEDPSCGPIVDAIAIKEMSPLRRTIGNLVKNGGFEVGPHMFKNFSTGVLLPPKQQDQISPLPGWIIESLKPVKYIDSKHFFVPEGFAAIELVAGRESAIAQVIRTIPDKFYNLTFTVGDAKNACHGSMMVEAFAAKETVKVPYVSQGKGGYKTAILRFQAISARTRITFYSAYYHNKQHDYGHMCGPVLDDVSVFPTH
- the LOC7496132 gene encoding protein DUF642 L-GALACTONO-1,4-LACTONE-RESPONSIVE GENE 2 isoform X2, with product MALFLSLCVALIFSLAHAASPPPLLDGLVENGDFEEAPAKSNLKKTVIIGKYSLPKWEINGLVEYVSGGPQPGGFFLAVPRGVHAVRLGNEASISQNLTLKRGSIYALTFGATRTCAQDEVLRVSVPGQSSDLPLQTLYSSDGGDTYSLAWKATSDVVKVTFHNLGIQEDPSCGPIVDAIAIKEMSPLRRTIGNLVKNGGFEVGPHMFKNFSTGVLLPPKQQDQISPLPGWIIESLKPVKYIDSKHFFVPEGFAAIELVAGRESAIAQVIRTIPDKFYNLTFTVGDAKNACHGSMMVEAFAAKETVKVPYVSQGKGGYKTAILRFQAISARTRITFYSAYYHNKQHDYGHMCGPVLDDVSVFPTH